From candidate division TA06 bacterium:
TGCACCTTTGCAATAACATTCGCAATTGTGAAAGTCTTGCCAGAGCCGGTCACCCCAAGAAGAGTTTGACAGCGCTGGCCGCGCTCGATGCCGCGAACAAGCTGCTTTATCGCTTCTGGCTGATCACCCGTCGGTTTGAAATCCGAAACAACTTCAAATTCACCCATATCACCGTATTTTAGATGCCCCGAACCATATAGTCAAGGTAAACAAGCAAACGTCAAATGACACCTCCAAATTCCAAGCTCCAAATAGATCCCAAATCACAAATCACAAACTTGAACCGCCATTCGTTTGGAATTTCGGTCATCGGTTATTGGAATTTGCTTGTCATTTGGTGCTTGGTCATTGGAATTTGTCTGTTATCCCACGCAGCCGCTCTATCTCGTTTCTAGCATATCCGTTTGAAGGGTCTATTTCCAAGATTCTTTCGTAGTACTCCACGGCTTCTGCTGTGTCCCCAAGATCCCTGTAGTTTTCAGCCACACGATACTGAAGATTCAAATCCATGGGGAGCAGCTCCAGGCCTTCTTGCAGGACATCCACAGCCCTCATCAGAAGATTCTGCTCCCTGTAATTACCTGCGAGTGCGATATAGACCCTCACATTCAGCGGGTCTAACTCTATCATCTTCCTGTACTCGGCTACCGCAAGGTCATATCTTCCGATCCTCCTGTAACACTGTGCGAGTGCGAGTCTGGCTCTGTCCAGCCTGGGCATAAGTCCCAGCGCAATATTGAACATCCGAGCGGCATCACTGAAACCACCTTCTGCTGCCAGAGCAGCTGCATGCTGGACAAGGCCAAGCGCCTTCTCAATTGACTCCCATGCAACATTGACCAGGCTGTCAGAGAACGAAGGGCCCATTTCCTCAACCATAAAGAGTGAAGGATCATACTGAGGTGAGTAGCGGAGATAGTGTGCTTCTTGTTCTCCTGGTTTCTCTCGAACTTCAAAAACTCTGAAGTAGTCGGTCTGGAAAATCGGCGTGAAGTAGTGAAGCCCTTCGGGTGCAAAGTGCAGCTTGAAGGCCGCGCAGTCCGTCATCAATTTGAGGTTGTCGGTTAAATACCTATCGCCCAGCTCGCCGTTATCCAAGAGCTGGTTAGCTTCGTAAAGCACATGGTCGGCTCCATATTTCCTGCACACATCGTAGAGTTCCTTTTCTGTCCGGAAAAAAGAAGAAGTACACTCATACACTTTCTCCCTTATGTGCTTCGTCTCAAATATGGGATGGAGTACGGCGGTTCTCTGACCGTAGGTCGCAATCATTGGGCTGACAGCAAAACGCGCGAGAAAAACGGCATCCGCCCGAGTAAATCTTTCTATCCATCTGAAAATCTCAGTCCTATCCCTGTCGTGGATGGATGGCCTTTCAACTTGGGGCCTCTTGATGCGCCTTAGAGTTTCCGTTATCGGTGAAGGTCTCAGGTGTGTAGTCGCTTTGAATGCCTCAAACGCAAAAATGACCGACAGCAAAGATAGGGCTATGAACAGTCCTTTTCCCCTCAACAACTCGTAGATACCTGCAATCAGTACTACAATAAAGAATACCGCAAAAATCTCCAGCCTTCTAATGAAAAGAAAGAGCAGAAAGAATACGAGAGACATGAATAGAATAATCTCCTGGCTCTGTGTTGCCCTTCTTCTTACCCATCGACGGAGTAGAACTCCTAAAGGGTAAATGGAAGCCAGGATGATTGCACCAAATCCATAAAGGAATGAGAAGAGGCTCGGACTCTGGAAAGGCCCCAGCCATAACAGGCGGGCATCGCGAGAGAGAGACCCAGGATCATCAGGTTTGTCCAGGAGGAATTGTGCTTTTGAGAAAACCAAAGAGTACACGTGGCCATACTCTCCTCTATTCGGCGTAAGAAGAGCGACAAGAACAAGGGAGACGATAATCAGAGGAATCAACACGCCCGCTGCTGTACGTCTATCCATTCTGAACCGAAGAGAGGCTGCATAGGTGACAACGAGACAGTACCCGATAACCGCGGAGAAGGATGCGAGAAACAGCCTTGCTCTCAAGGGCTCATTCAAAAAACCTGCGAGCACAGCAAATCCAACCACGTACAATGTGGGCCTCATCACCGGCTTGAGGTCTGCTCTGGAAAAAGCAACGATTGCCACACCTACAAGGAAGACCAGAAAATAGAAA
This genomic window contains:
- a CDS encoding tetratricopeptide repeat protein gives rise to the protein MSRILLKWIALFLVLAGFLSANVAFKARAYPEKPLYVSDSAMRYRYANMVSRGEQIPEVDKKLQAPEGLKVRSLLFLFQDKTIGLTYRIFSAFNPRVSFDLYLKWFVCIFSSFPVVAVFFVGSSVWKNRMSGLIAAAFYAVSIPSFERVVGHYLREEFALPFLFFSLYFFLGSIGHSQNRKAANAYGFFAGVFTFLALSSWHLSSFYFLVFLVGVAIVAFSRADLKPVMRPTLYVVGFAVLAGFLNEPLRARLFLASFSAVIGYCLVVTYAASLRFRMDRRTAAGVLIPLIIVSLVLVALLTPNRGEYGHVYSLVFSKAQFLLDKPDDPGSLSRDARLLWLGPFQSPSLFSFLYGFGAIILASIYPLGVLLRRWVRRRATQSQEIILFMSLVFFLLFLFIRRLEIFAVFFIVVLIAGIYELLRGKGLFIALSLLSVIFAFEAFKATTHLRPSPITETLRRIKRPQVERPSIHDRDRTEIFRWIERFTRADAVFLARFAVSPMIATYGQRTAVLHPIFETKHIREKVYECTSSFFRTEKELYDVCRKYGADHVLYEANQLLDNGELGDRYLTDNLKLMTDCAAFKLHFAPEGLHYFTPIFQTDYFRVFEVREKPGEQEAHYLRYSPQYDPSLFMVEEMGPSFSDSLVNVAWESIEKALGLVQHAAALAAEGGFSDAARMFNIALGLMPRLDRARLALAQCYRRIGRYDLAVAEYRKMIELDPLNVRVYIALAGNYREQNLLMRAVDVLQEGLELLPMDLNLQYRVAENYRDLGDTAEAVEYYERILEIDPSNGYARNEIERLRGITDKFQ